One region of Nitrospiria bacterium genomic DNA includes:
- a CDS encoding BrnA antitoxin family protein — MRAYYDFSKMKGEKNPYASRLKQPITIRLDKATVSYFKALANEIGMPYQNLINLYLRDCALRHKKLALKWAS; from the coding sequence ATGAGAGCGTATTATGATTTCTCGAAGATGAAGGGCGAAAAAAACCCCTACGCTTCCAGACTGAAACAACCCATTACGATTCGTCTGGATAAAGCGACGGTGTCCTACTTCAAGGCGCTGGCCAACGAGATCGGCATGCCCTACCAAAATCTTATCAACCTGTACTTGCGGGACTGTGCCTTGCGCCACAAGAAGCTTGCGCTCAAATGGGCATCATAA
- a CDS encoding methyltransferase domain-containing protein — MGIIKKSRTKHYPHIGRKEKVPDAAFWAELYRIGDTGWDQGGPSPGLLDFLKDDLSAQHAAPLRTGRALVPGCGHGHDARALAAAGFDVTGLDVVEFAVREAARRAGAEGLKKIRFVQADFLNPPARLRGPYDLIFENTFFCAIDPDHRDRYVESAASLLKPGGFLLGVFYTIRPETGPPFGATREELVERFGRRFTLIMDRVPRSISRREGKELLMLWRRKNSSKRF, encoded by the coding sequence ATGGGCATCATAAAGAAGAGTCGGACCAAACATTATCCTCATATCGGCCGCAAGGAGAAGGTTCCGGACGCGGCGTTCTGGGCCGAGTTATACCGTATCGGGGACACCGGCTGGGATCAGGGCGGGCCGTCGCCGGGGCTGTTGGATTTTTTGAAAGACGATTTAAGTGCGCAGCATGCTGCGCCCTTACGGACGGGTCGCGCATTGGTTCCGGGCTGCGGACACGGGCATGACGCCCGCGCGCTCGCGGCGGCCGGTTTTGATGTGACCGGTCTGGATGTGGTCGAGTTTGCCGTCCGGGAAGCCGCGCGGAGGGCCGGCGCGGAGGGATTAAAGAAGATCCGTTTTGTACAAGCCGATTTTCTGAATCCGCCCGCCCGTCTCCGCGGGCCCTACGATCTTATCTTTGAAAATACTTTTTTTTGCGCGATCGATCCGGACCACCGGGATCGCTACGTTGAATCGGCCGCGAGCCTCCTGAAGCCGGGCGGCTTTCTTCTCGGTGTCTTCTACACCATCCGGCCCGAGACCGGCCCGCCCTTCGGCGCGACGCGCGAAGAGCTGGTCGAACGTTTCGGCCGGCGCTTCACGCTGATCATGGACCGCGTCCCGCGATCCATCTCCCGTCGCGAGGGCAAAGAACTCCTGATGCTCTGGCGGCGAAAGAACTCATCCAAACGATTTTAA